The window CGCGAAAGGCGACATAGGTCGACGGGTTTTCCAGCAGCAGCGGGCGGCGGATCGCGTCCTGCACCTGATCGATGTGATCGCAGACGTTTCCGAGCGTTGCTGCGGTATAGGGCAGCGGCAACAGATCGTTGAAGAAGCTGGTCTCATGCGTCGACCAGGCGAGATGCTCCGATACCAGCGCGGGCTGGTAACGCGCCACCAATCCGCGAAAGCGGGCCAGATGCGCCTTGTCGAGCGGCTGTGGTCCGCCGATCGACATGCACACGCCATGCAGTGAGACGGGATGGTCGCGGCGGATCGCTTCCAGCGCGCGGTGCGGCGGTCCGCCTGCGCCCATGTAGTTCTCGGCATGGACCTCGAAGAAGCCGCGCTGTGGTTTCGCGCCCAGAATCGCCTGAAGGTGTTCGGGCTTGAAGCTGGTCCCGGCGACGTCGCCGATCGGCGCGGAATAGCGGAGGGGCACCGCAGACATGTCAGGCGCGATTGCCGTCGTCATGGTTTCTCTCCGCTGTTCCTTGTTGTGGTGGCCGCGACGCAGCGCGTCAGACCGGCTTGAGCGAGCCCTTCTTGCCGCCCGGCAGGTCGATGCTGGTGCAGGTGCCGCCCTGAACGAATTTCCATGCATTGCCCTGGAAGTCGGCGGTCGAGGTGCCCTGGCAGGTCGTGCCCGGTCCGGCCGCACAATCGTTCTGGCCCTTCAGCGCGACGCCGAAGCATTTTTCCTTCTTGGCGGCGACGGCCGCATCGCCCTCGGCCTTGGTCAGCGGAGCAGCAGCGGCCAAGGTCGCCAGTGCGGTCGACATGGCGCCGGCGAGAACGAGCGTGGTCACGGCAAGTTTGGCAGACATCGAAGTTTCTCCTGTTCGAGATGGCATCGCCTGGCAGGCGAAGAGCGCCTTGTTCGTTCGCCTCGCAGCCGGCTCGCGTTACCGATCGAGCAGGTCACGAGTTCGTGAGGCCGTTAGATGGGCGCACGGGCTGTGCGCTTGGATCGGATTAGCGGGTGACGGGCCGGTCAATCCAATGCCTAGTCTCTATCGAGACGTTAGCCGGAGAGCATTGGCGGCGGCACGCGGTGCCTGCCACAGGTAACGAATGCACGCGTGGCACGTAGAGCGGTAACAGGAGGTGGCCGGTCGCCGCTTTGCCGGAGAACGGAAACAGCGATGAATGTTGATCCCGGACGGCACCTGCGCGCGCTCGCGAAGCTGACGGTCAGCATCCGCCTCGCCGTCTCGGCGCTGGTTCTGACTGCGATCCTTTTGACCGCCGCCCTCTCCAGCCTGTTGTGGTGGCGCACGGCAGAGGCGGCGAGCCGGCAGCTCGCATCGACCATCAACGAGCAGATCGTGGCCGCTGTCCGCAAGGAGGTCGCCGCGATCGTGGACGAGGCGCGTGCGGCCCACACCGCCATTCGAACGCTGTTCTTGCAGAACGTGCTCGACACCCGCGAGGCCGACAAGCGCGAATTCGTGTTCCTGTCGCAACTGCAATCGCAGGCGACGATCTCCTGGGTCGCCTTTGGCTGGCCCGACGGGACCTTCTTCGCCGCGCACAAGCTCGGCGACCGCCGCCTGGAGATGATGGAGATCTCGCTGACCGATCATGCCGGCCAGCGCCGCATCGACGAATACGAGGTGGTGCCCGGCGACATCGAGTTCGCCAATCGCCGCTTCGAGCCGACCGATTTTCGCGTCGCCGATCGCGCCTGGTTCAAGACCGGGCTGGCGGCCGGGGAGCCGGAGTGGTTCAAGGTCCTGGACCATCCGACCGGCGAGCGGCCTTCGATCGCCTTTGCCGGTCCGATCGACGTCTACCAGGAGCGGCAAGGCGTCCTGGCCATCGTCATCGAGTACACCAGGCTCGCGCGCTTCCTCTCGCAGCTCGAGGTCGGGCGCACCGGAACGGCTTTCATCATCGACGGCAGCGGCGAGTTGATCGCGGCGCCCGACAAGGACGCCGACGAGCTGCACGTTGCGAAGGGCGATACGACGCTGCTACCGCTGGCGCGGATGGCACTCGTGAAGGCGGGCGAGGATGGCCGCAAGGAAGCCTGGCGAAGCCGGCTGACGTCGGCTGGCGCGGCTTACGAGGTGGCGCTGACGCCGCTGCCGTTTCCCGGCTGGTCGCTCGCAACCGTGATCCCCGAGGCCGAGTTTCTCGGTCCGGTCGAGACGACGTTGCGCCGCCTGATCCTCGGCCTTGGCATCGGCGCCGTGCTCGCAGCGCTGGCCTCGGCGATGCTGGCGCGTTCCGTCATCGCCGCACCGCTGTCGCGCGTCGTCGGCGAGCTGCGTCATGTCGAAGCCTTCGCGCTGGAGCAGGTCCGCCGCCATCCGTCGCGGCTCAAGGAGATCGCAAGCCTGTCCGGCGCGATCGCCGAGATGGCGGCCGGCCTTTCCGCGTTCCGCAAGTTCATCCCGGCTGATCTGGTCCGCTCGCTGTTGCGCCAGGGCGTCGAGGCAAGGCCAGGTGGCAGCATGCAGGAGCTCAGCGTGATGTTCGTCGACATCGCCGGCTTCACCGGGCTGTCCGAGCGGCTCGGTGATCGCGTGGTGCCGTTGTTGTCGCGCTATCTCGACCTCGCCTCAGAGGCCGTCGTCGCCAATGGCGGCACCATCGACAAGTTCATCGGCGACGCCCTGATGGCGTTCTGGGGCGCGCCGCAGCCGCAGGCCGACCACGCGCTGCGCTGCTGCCGCGCGGCGCTCGGCTGTTGCAGGGCGATCGCGGCGTCGGGCCTTGCCGACGATCTTGGCCAGCCGCTCCAGATCCGGATCGGCATCAATTCCGGCCGCATGCTGGTCGGTAATATCGGTTCCGAGCTGCGCCTGAATTATACCGTGATCGGCGATGCCGTGAACGTCGCAAGCCGCCTCGAGGGCGCCAACAAATCCTACGGCACGCAAATCCTCATTGGCGAAGCGACCGAACGTCTCGCACGCGGCGCCATCATCACGCGCGAGATCGACAGCATCGCCGTGTATGGACGCGAGGAGGGTTTTGCGGTCTACGAATTGGTCGGACTCGTCGGGGAGGACGGCGGCGAGACGCTCGATTGGATTGTCCACTATGAACAGGGCCTCGCCAACTATCGCGCGCGCCGGTTTGCGGCTGCACTCGCTGATTTTGAAGCCGTGCTGAACATGCGCGGCGCGGATCGCCCGGCTCAATTGATGCGCGATCGCTGCCGGCTGTTGATTGAGAGCGCGCCTGATGTTGCGTGGCGCCCGGTCGCGGCACTGACGACGAAGTAGTCGCAAAAGATTGGTTGCTGACGGACGAGAGCTGGCGACGATCCTGTCCGCATGATACGCAACTGACACTCGCCCCCTTGCGCTCCCGGACCATCTCAAGACATGAAAACCACACTGCTGAAATCCGAGGACTATACCCGCTCGCACTGGAAGAACGGCGGCGGCATCTTTACCGATATCGCGGATGCCCATCGCGCTGAGTCCAATGCGAAGGATTGGGACAGCCTGCTGTGGCGCTTCGCAGCCACCCCGATCGTGGCGCCCGGGCCGTTCTCCCATATGCCCGGCATCGATCGTTTGCAAATGGTGGTCGGCGGCCGCGGGCTGGTGCTGAAATCGCCCACCGAGGAATTCGACGAGCGCGAGCCGTTCACGACGGTGCGCTTCACCGGCGAACTCGAGATCGTGACCAGGCTCGAGGAAGGGCCAGTCGAGGTGGTAAATTTGATGGGCCGGCGCGGTGCGGTGGCGCTTGAGCTCGAAGCGCTTAAGGCGCCCGGTGAGCGGCGATTGTCCGCCGGCACGCATCTGATCTATGCGGCGCGCGGCGACTGCGGCATCCGTCTCGACGGCACGGATTTTTCGATTTCGCACGAGGACACGTTGAAGGTCGAACTGACGGGGGCGTCGACGCTTGCGCTTGTGTCGGGGCTGGCCGTGCTGAGCTCTATTCAAATCGTCGGCTGAACCGCGTTCCAGCCCGCCGGAGCGGTGCGCACAATCCGTGCAACTGGCTAGTTGACGCCATCGCGCCGGAGCACGATATCTGCCCTGATGCAGCCGCTGCCCCGAGCACGATGTGGGCAGCCACGATATGAACGGGCAGATATGACCGCGCGAGACAAGAACGCCACGCTATCCGACGGTGTCGTCGATTGGCTGATCAACGGCACGCGCGACGAGCGCTTCATCGACAAGATCTTTGCCGAGATGTGCATCCGGCTTCAGCAGGCCGGCATTCCGCTGGCGCGGTCGACGGTTCACGTGCTGATCCAGCATCCGCAATGGCTGGGCGCCCGCTTCATGTGGGCCGACGGCATGCGCGAGGCGGAGATTGCGCGGGTCGACTACGACGTCCGCGAGCGGTCCGAATACATCGGCAGTCCTGCCAACGAGATGTTCGACGGCGCAACCGAGGTGCGCGAGAATCTCGAACGCGACCCCGCGCTCGGCCGCAAGCACACGCTCTACCGCGAGATGCGCGCGCAGGGGCTGACCGACTATGTGGCCTGGCCGCTCTATCATACGCTCGGCAAGCGCCATCTCGTCACCTTTGCGACCAACCGGCCCGGCGGCTTCGACGACACCCATGTCGCCGCCCTCAAGAATATATTGCCGGTGCTGGCGCTGGTCAGCGAGATCCGCATCAAGAACCGGCTGGCGCGAACGCTGCTCGAGACCTATGTCGGCTCCCACGCTGGCGAGCTCATCCTGGCCGGCGCCACGCGGCGCGGCACCGGCACGACGGTGCGCGCCGCGATCATGATCTGCGATCTGCGCGACTTCACCAAGATCTCCGACAATTGGCCGCGCGACGACGTCATCGATCTGCTCAACGATTATTTCGACGCGATGTCGGAGCCGATCGCGCGGCATGGCGGCGAGATCCTGAAATTCATCGGTGACGGCCTGCTCGCCATCTTTCCGCTCAGCGAGCCCAACGCCGGCGCAAACCTGCTGCATGCCGTGACCGAAGCCCGTCAGGCCATGATCGCGCTGAACGCGCGCAACGACGGCACCGGCCGCGCGCCGCTGAACTACGGCATCGGCGTCCATGTCGGCGACGTCATGTACGGCAATATCGGCTCGTCCACCCGGCTCGACTTCACCGTGATCGGTCCCGCCGTCAACATGGCCTCGCGCCTCGAAGCCTTGACCAAGCAATTGGGAAAGACGGTGCTGCTGTCACGCGACTTCGCCGATCTCGTCGGGGGCCAGTTCGATCTGGAGCGCGTTGGCGAGCACGGTGTGCGCGGCTTCAGCGAGCCGATCGAGCTGTTTGCGTATCAGGGGTGAGGCAAGGACCATCACTGTTTCGATCCGGTCCAGCTTCCGACACATCCATCGGATCGCTGGAACGTACCGGAGCCGCTGCGGCCTGAAAATCGCCCGGACATGGTCCAACTCAGGCTTCCGGCGGCACCGACGCCGGAGGTGGAGCCGTTCGGACTGACTTGGGCGGTGCCGTACTGTCCCACCAGCTTGCCGCCGGTGATGACCACGGTGTCGGTGGATGTGCCGCAGGACGCGCCGACACTGGTCAGCACCCATGCTCCGTCGAGATTGCCGCCTCCGCCGCTCTTTTGCGGCGCGCGGCGCGGCCCGTCGTCTGCGGGCTTGCCGCGTCGTGCCGGCTTCGAAGGCTCGGTTGCCCGCGGCGTCTCGCGCGAACCGGACAGCGATTTTTCGTCATTGCCGATGCTGCCGCCGGCGCTCCCCGACTGCGCACGCGCCATGTCCGGCAAGGCGACGATTGCGAGTGTGGTGGACAACAGGGTGGCTTCACAACAAGCGCGAAAATGGCTTTGCATATTGCACTGGTTTCAAATGAACAGGTGTTGACGGCGGATCGTATTGCCAATGGGCGAGTGTGTCACTACGCTTGACCTTGGGTAGCCCAAACGTTGCTTCGATCGGCCGCACGTTCATGCCAAAATTCCTCCGCATCGGAATCCATCAGTCGAACGTATCGGGTTACACGTCGAAGGCGTGGTGCGTCCGGCGCGTCGGCACGGCGATCCTCCTGAAATGGGGCGCCGTGGAGGTCCAGGGCGCCGGTGACGGACGAAAGGTCTACTGGACCCGTCTGCCGCAGGAGAAGACCATTCGCTGCGGCAGCGCGCAGCGGGCCCAGGACTACGCAAAGGCCGCGATCGCGCGGCGCCGCAACCATCGCTATGAACCGCTGGCCGGCGCGATCGTGCTCCGGCGCCGACCGGCCGCGGGCAACACCGAACTCAAGCGAGCGCTCGCCACGATCCTGATCGTCGATATCGTCGGCTCCACCGCAAAAGCCGCAAAGCTCGGCGATGTCCGCTGGACCAAAATCATGGGCCATTATTACGCGGCCGTCCGCAAGGAGCTGAAGAGCTCGCGCGGCAAGGAAGTCACGACCACGGGCGACGGCGTGCTGGCGACGTTCAAGACGCCGGCCGCCGGAATCAATTGCGCGACCGCGATCCAGAAGGCCGTGCGTACGCTCGGCCTTGAGATCAGGGTCGGCCTGCATGTCGGCGAATACACGGTGAGCGGCACCGAAGCGGTCGGCCTCGCCTTCCACATCGGCACCCGCGTCGCCGCAAAGGCGCGCGCCGGCGAAGTTCTGGTCTCCAGCGCGGTGAAGGAGCTGATGACGACGCAGTCCGAGATCCGCTTCAGGGATCACGGCGTGCATCAGCTCAAGGGCGTGCCGGAGCGATGGCGGCTGTGGCGGGTCGAGGGCTGAGGTGATTGGGCGGGCCGCATCCGCGCCCTCATCTCATCTGGACGACGATTTTCCCCTTGGCCCGTCCCTTTGCGAGATAGCCCAGTGCCTCTTTCGCCTGTTCGAACGGAAAGACCTTGTCGATAACCGGCCGGATGCGCTCGGCCTTGAGAAGCTCGCCGATCTCAGCGAGCTGGCTGCCGTCGGGATGCACGAACACGAACGAATAGTCCGCGCCGATCTTGCCGGCGTGGCGAATGATCTTGCGGCTCAGCAATCCGAACAGCAGCACCATGAAAACATTCATGCCCCGGGCGCGCGCGAACGCGGCGTCCGGCGGCCCGATGAGCGAAGCAATCCTGCTCCCCCGCTTCAGGATCCGAAGCGATGTCTCGAGCGCATCGCCCCTGAGCGTGCCCAGCACCGCGTCGTACTCCCGCAGCACCGCTTCGAATTGCTGGGTCTTGTAGTCGATCACCTCGTCAGCGCCGAGGCTGCGCACCAGATCGATATTGCCCGTGCTGGTCGTCGTCCCGACTTTTGCTCCGAGATATTTCGCGAGCTGTATCGCGAATGTGCCGATCCCGCCGGCGCCTGCGGGAATGAACACCTTCTGGCCTGGCTTGAGACGTATGTGCTCGCTAAGAGCTTGCCATGATGTCAGGCCGACCATCGGGATCGAGGCCGCGTGCACGAAGTCCAGGTTCGGCGGCTTGAGCGCGGCGGCATCCTCCGGCACGATCGCGAATTCGGCGAGAGCGCCGGTGCCGAGATCGAAGATGCTGGCAAAGACGGCATCGCCGGGCTTGAAGCGGGTCACGCGGCTTCCGACCTCGACGACGATGCCCGCGAGATCGCTGCCCAGCGTGGCCGGCAGCTGAAACTTGAGGATCGGCTTGAACGTCCCTTTCGGAATCATGTTGTCGATCGGGTTCAAGCCCGCGGCGTGAACCTGGACCAGGATTTCGTTCGGCTTCGGCGTCGGCCGCGGGATCTCGGCCAACGCGATCTGGTCCGGCTTGCCGTAGCGCTTGAAGACGAGGGCTTTCATTTTTTCTCTCGGTCCGGAGATTCTTCGCAACGGCAAGCTTGCGGCCGGTCGCACGCCGTCAGAAAGCCCGCGCGGTGCGGGCGGGCTGTGGCGCCGCCACCACGTCGAGCCGCAAATCCTTTCGAAGCCCGGCATCCACCAGGGCTGCTGGCGCAAACCGGCGTAGCAATCGCAGGCGCTTCGCAAGGCTGCCGGCCGCGTATTTGAGTTGCGGGTGCGCCGCGCTCGCGGCCTTCAGCACGGTCTCGGCCACGACGCCAGGTTGTTCGGCCGTCGCCATCACCTCGTTCACCCGCTTGGTTACGCCGGCGCGCGCCTCGCGATATTCCTCGAGCGTGGCGTCGGGCTCCATGAAGTTCGCGTCGAACGGCGTCTTGGTGTAGGCGGGCTCGACCACGGAGACCCGGATGCCCCGCGTGCGCAGTTCATGGTCGAGCGATTCCGAATAGCCCGCCACCGCGTGCTTGGTCGCGGCATAGAGCGCGCCATAGGGCATCGGCAGAAAGCCAAGCACCGAGCCGATATTGATGATGCGGCCATTGCCTTGGCGGCGCATGTGCGGCACGACGGCGCGCGTCATCCGGATCAGGCCGAAGAAGTTCGTCTCGAAAATCGCGCGCGCCTGCTCCATCGAGCTCTCTTCCGCGCCGGCAGGGGCAACGCCGAAGCCGGCATTGTTCACCAGCAGGTCGATGCGGCCCTCGCGCCGGATCACTTCGCCGACGGCGGCTTCCACCGACGCATCGCTGGTGACGTCGAGGGCCAGCATCTCGAAGGCTTGCTTGCCCGCCTGCGCGCCCGCCTGCTGGTGCCGAACACCTTATAGCCGGCGTTGGCGAGCCGCTCCGCCGTGGCCTGGCCGATGCCTGAGGAGGCGCCGGTCACCAGCGCGATATTCGGTGTAATCCTGTTCATAATGCCTCTCCGACGCCACTACCGGGCCTGAAATCGTTTGATTACGATCGTAACTATTGATATACATGACGATCGTAATTATAAAAGTCAAGCCCCGTGCCCGAGGATCGGTCCCATGCGCGTCTCAAAGGAACAGGCCGCCAAAAATCGCGAGCATATTCTCGAGACCGCCTCCCGCTTGCTGCGGGAGCGGGGCATCGCCGGCGTCGGTGTCGACGCACTCGCCGAGGCGGCCGGAATGACCCACGGCAGCCTGTACAGCCAGTTCGGCTCCAAGGAGCGGCTGGTCGAGGAAGCCGTGGCCCATGCGATCAAGGCCAAAGGGGAGGAATTGCCCGAGGCGTTCGCGCTCGAGGACTATCTTTCGCAATATCTCTCGCCGGGGCATCGCGACGATCCCGCCGCCGGCTGCCCCTTCGCTGCGCTCGCCTGTGAGGTGTCACGTCAAGGCGGCGGCCTGAGGGCGCGCTTCACCGCCGGCGTGCGCGGCACGATCGCCCTGCTGAGCAGCCGGATGGCCGCCACGCTGAAGCCGCGGCAGCGCGAGGACAAGGCGCTCGCAGCCGCCGCCGCCATGGTCGGCGCCCTCGTGCTGGCCCGCGCCGTGGACGATCCCAAATTGTCGGACGATATTCTTCGCGCGACGAGGAAGTCGCTGGCGGGGTGAGGGCGCCTCTCGGGGGACGCCAAAAAGCCGGAACAAAATTCCGGTGTCGACGTTCGATGTCGCGGATAGCCAATGGCAATGGCTGCCGATCTTCGACATCGACACACGTTTCGAACGCGCATGGATGATGACAGCGATCTGGTGCTCGGCATGTTGGCCCTGGCCGTCGCTGCCGTCCTATTGGTGGCGGGCGAGCTCTATCTGGTGACGCGGCCGGAGCCGCTGCAAACTCATGCGCCGGCCGCACCGGTCGTAACATCGTCGGCCGAAACCATTTTTTGTCATGTCGATATTGGAGCGTAAGCAGACCAACTCGAAGAGGTGGGCCATGGGAAGCACTGCAACTGTTCCGATGCTGTCGCCTGAGGGCGGATTGACACATTACCTGGCGGAAATTCGCAAGTTTCCGATGCTGCGGCCCGACCAGGAAATGGCCTACGCGAAGCGATGGCGCGAGCATGGCGACCGTGAGGCAGCCTATCATCTGGTCACAAGCCATCTGCGGCTCGTTGCCAGGATCGCGATGGGATATCGCGGCTACGGTCTGCCGGTTGCGGACATCATTTCCGAAGGAAACGTCGGCCTGATGCACGCCGTCAAGCGCTTCGAGCCGGAGCGGGGCTTTCGGCTTGCGACCTACGCGATGTGGTGGATCAAGGCGTCGATCCAGGAATACATCCTGCGGTCCTGGTCGCTGGTCAAGATTGCCAACAGCGGCGCGCAGAAGAAGCTGTTCTTCAAGCTTCGCCGGACCAAGGCGGAAATATCCGCCCTGGAGGATGGTGATCTCCGCCCCGAGCACGCCAGCCAGATCGCGCGGCGGCTCGGCGTGCAGGAGAACGACGTGATCGAGATGAACCGGCGTCTCGGCGGCGACCTGTCGCTCAATGCTTTGGTGCGCGACGCCGACGGCGGCGAAGTCCAGGACTGGCTCGTCGACCCCGCGTCCGGTCCTGAAGCCGATTACGCCGAGCGGCAAGAAACCAGACGGCGGCGTGAAGCCCTCGCCGCCGCGCTGGACGTCCTCAAGCCGCGCGAGCGCGACATTCTCGAGGCGCGTTGGCTCTCCGAGCCGCCGCTGCGACTCGAGCAGCTCGCGGCGCGGTATGGCATTTCACGCGAGCGGGTGCGGCAGATCGAAATGCGCGCGTTCGAAAAGGTTCGGGCTGCCATCGGGGGGCGCTTGGCAGCCGCCTCTTGAAACCAAATCGCCGCCTCCTAATTCTTTTGGCAACTCCGACCGAAACATCGAGCACAAGCAGGTGCCTGACGAGCTGATCGTCCGGGCTTTGCAGCGCCGGTGCGTGGCCTTCGCCGCGCGCCGAGCTGCCAATCGACCACCAAGACAGGAGATAAGGAGAAACGACAATGGCACTACGCGATCTCATTCCGTGGAACAACGGCTCACGCAACATGGCCGTTCAGCGCGGCGAAGCCGGCAATCCGCTGCTTGCGCTTCACCGCGAGATGAACCGGCTGTTCGACGACGCCTTCCGCAGCTTTGATCTCGGCCCGTTCGGCTCCTCGACCGCGATGGGCTGGCCGAACGTCGAACTCGACGAGAGCGACAAGGAAGTCAAGGTTGTCGCCGAGCTTCCCGGTCTCGAGCAGAAGGACGTCAACGTCGAGCTTGCAAACGGCGTGCTGACGATCAGCGGCGAGAAGAAGAGCGAAACGGAAGACAAGGAGCGTCTCTTCAGCGAGCGTTACTATGGCCGTTTCGAGCGGCGCATTCCGGTCGATGACGTCGACCAGGACAAGGTCGCGGCTTCGTTCAACAACGGCGTTCTCACGGTCACCCTGCCGAAGTCACCGGCGGCACAACAGAAGGTGAAGCGGATCGCAATCAACAGCAAGTAGGCATGAAGCGGGCGGGAGCCAGCGCTCTCGCCCGCGCCCGGCCGGCGTCCGCATTCGCGTCGATCCGTTGGCTGCAAAATTTTCCGGAACGTCCGGAAACTTCAATTCCGGTCTGGCGTTTTGCGGTCGGTTTCCAAGTTCTGGGAGTCGCACATGAAGAAACTTGCTTTGGTCCTGACGATGATCTCGGCGCTGTTCGGGGCGGCCGCTTCGCCGGCGGAAGCCCATGGCTGGCGCGGCGGCTGGCACGGCCATTGGGGAGGCCCGGGTATCGGCTTCGGTCTTGTTGCCGGCGCGCTTGCGGCGGGGCTCGCGGCCGATGCCTATTATGGCCCGCGCTACTATGGCCCGCCCTACGGCTACTACGGACCGCGCGTCGTGCGGCGGGCCTATTATGTGCCTTACGCCTACGCTCCGCCGCCTTATTGGGATCCCTGGTGGTGACGAGACAAGGCCCGGACCATCATCCGGGCCTTTTGCGTGAGGGCAATCCGTCAATCGTTCGCGGCGCGCCTATTTGCGGTTCGCTCCCGTGGAGCCGGAACCTGGGATAGCCTGCTGGCCGCCTTGGGTTTGCCTGGTGTCGTTGTCGCTTGGCCGTGTCGTCGACGATTTGGCCGGTGCGTTCGCGCCGCCGCCATTGTTGTCCGATGACGTGTTGAGGCTGGAGGCTCCCGCGCCCGTCGTGCCGCCGGTGCTTGAGGAATCGATGCTCGACCCGGTCCTGGAGGCACCCGCGCCTTGTGCGAATGCGGCAGGGGGAAATGCGAGAGCCGCGACGAGCCCTGCGAGAACCAGCTTTTTCATGTCCGCTCCTATGCTTGACGTCGTCACATACCGTGCCGAGGCAAAGATTTGGGGACGCGCGTGTTCCTGCGCGGGCGCGGAAATACGCACCAGCGACGATTAAGTCATCCCGGACTCATCGCGCCCGGGGCGATCAATTCCTGCGCTTGCGGCGTCAGCTCGTAGCGGTCGCCGGCTTTCACCAGCCAGCCCGCCTCGATCATGCGTCGGGTCATGCCTGCGCTGCACAGCGGGTGGCTGC of the Bradyrhizobium sp. WSM1417 genome contains:
- a CDS encoding DUF692 domain-containing protein, whose translation is MTTAIAPDMSAVPLRYSAPIGDVAGTSFKPEHLQAILGAKPQRGFFEVHAENYMGAGGPPHRALEAIRRDHPVSLHGVCMSIGGPQPLDKAHLARFRGLVARYQPALVSEHLAWSTHETSFFNDLLPLPYTAATLGNVCDHIDQVQDAIRRPLLLENPSTYVAFRESSMSETDFIRTVAERTGCGLLLDINNVFVSATNHGFSALDYLADFPLPRVEEIHLAGHAKQVDDEGDLLLIDSHDGPVADAVWKLYEIVVRRRGGVPTLIEWDSKIPDWPVLRAEAAAAQAILDRCRPVELTGDRHAA
- a CDS encoding DUF2282 domain-containing protein, which gives rise to MSAKLAVTTLVLAGAMSTALATLAAAAPLTKAEGDAAVAAKKEKCFGVALKGQNDCAAGPGTTCQGTSTADFQGNAWKFVQGGTCTSIDLPGGKKGSLKPV
- a CDS encoding adenylate/guanylate cyclase domain-containing protein, which produces MNVDPGRHLRALAKLTVSIRLAVSALVLTAILLTAALSSLLWWRTAEAASRQLASTINEQIVAAVRKEVAAIVDEARAAHTAIRTLFLQNVLDTREADKREFVFLSQLQSQATISWVAFGWPDGTFFAAHKLGDRRLEMMEISLTDHAGQRRIDEYEVVPGDIEFANRRFEPTDFRVADRAWFKTGLAAGEPEWFKVLDHPTGERPSIAFAGPIDVYQERQGVLAIVIEYTRLARFLSQLEVGRTGTAFIIDGSGELIAAPDKDADELHVAKGDTTLLPLARMALVKAGEDGRKEAWRSRLTSAGAAYEVALTPLPFPGWSLATVIPEAEFLGPVETTLRRLILGLGIGAVLAALASAMLARSVIAAPLSRVVGELRHVEAFALEQVRRHPSRLKEIASLSGAIAEMAAGLSAFRKFIPADLVRSLLRQGVEARPGGSMQELSVMFVDIAGFTGLSERLGDRVVPLLSRYLDLASEAVVANGGTIDKFIGDALMAFWGAPQPQADHALRCCRAALGCCRAIAASGLADDLGQPLQIRIGINSGRMLVGNIGSELRLNYTVIGDAVNVASRLEGANKSYGTQILIGEATERLARGAIITREIDSIAVYGREEGFAVYELVGLVGEDGGETLDWIVHYEQGLANYRARRFAAALADFEAVLNMRGADRPAQLMRDRCRLLIESAPDVAWRPVAALTTK
- a CDS encoding HutD family protein, which translates into the protein MKTTLLKSEDYTRSHWKNGGGIFTDIADAHRAESNAKDWDSLLWRFAATPIVAPGPFSHMPGIDRLQMVVGGRGLVLKSPTEEFDEREPFTTVRFTGELEIVTRLEEGPVEVVNLMGRRGAVALELEALKAPGERRLSAGTHLIYAARGDCGIRLDGTDFSISHEDTLKVELTGASTLALVSGLAVLSSIQIVG
- a CDS encoding adenylate/guanylate cyclase domain-containing protein yields the protein MTARDKNATLSDGVVDWLINGTRDERFIDKIFAEMCIRLQQAGIPLARSTVHVLIQHPQWLGARFMWADGMREAEIARVDYDVRERSEYIGSPANEMFDGATEVRENLERDPALGRKHTLYREMRAQGLTDYVAWPLYHTLGKRHLVTFATNRPGGFDDTHVAALKNILPVLALVSEIRIKNRLARTLLETYVGSHAGELILAGATRRGTGTTVRAAIMICDLRDFTKISDNWPRDDVIDLLNDYFDAMSEPIARHGGEILKFIGDGLLAIFPLSEPNAGANLLHAVTEARQAMIALNARNDGTGRAPLNYGIGVHVGDVMYGNIGSSTRLDFTVIGPAVNMASRLEALTKQLGKTVLLSRDFADLVGGQFDLERVGEHGVRGFSEPIELFAYQG
- a CDS encoding adenylate/guanylate cyclase domain-containing protein; translated protein: MPKFLRIGIHQSNVSGYTSKAWCVRRVGTAILLKWGAVEVQGAGDGRKVYWTRLPQEKTIRCGSAQRAQDYAKAAIARRRNHRYEPLAGAIVLRRRPAAGNTELKRALATILIVDIVGSTAKAAKLGDVRWTKIMGHYYAAVRKELKSSRGKEVTTTGDGVLATFKTPAAGINCATAIQKAVRTLGLEIRVGLHVGEYTVSGTEAVGLAFHIGTRVAAKARAGEVLVSSAVKELMTTQSEIRFRDHGVHQLKGVPERWRLWRVEG
- a CDS encoding NADP-dependent oxidoreductase; this translates as MKALVFKRYGKPDQIALAEIPRPTPKPNEILVQVHAAGLNPIDNMIPKGTFKPILKFQLPATLGSDLAGIVVEVGSRVTRFKPGDAVFASIFDLGTGALAEFAIVPEDAAALKPPNLDFVHAASIPMVGLTSWQALSEHIRLKPGQKVFIPAGAGGIGTFAIQLAKYLGAKVGTTTSTGNIDLVRSLGADEVIDYKTQQFEAVLREYDAVLGTLRGDALETSLRILKRGSRIASLIGPPDAAFARARGMNVFMVLLFGLLSRKIIRHAGKIGADYSFVFVHPDGSQLAEIGELLKAERIRPVIDKVFPFEQAKEALGYLAKGRAKGKIVVQMR
- a CDS encoding TetR/AcrR family transcriptional regulator → MRVSKEQAAKNREHILETASRLLRERGIAGVGVDALAEAAGMTHGSLYSQFGSKERLVEEAVAHAIKAKGEELPEAFALEDYLSQYLSPGHRDDPAAGCPFAALACEVSRQGGGLRARFTAGVRGTIALLSSRMAATLKPRQREDKALAAAAAMVGALVLARAVDDPKLSDDILRATRKSLAG
- the rpoH gene encoding RNA polymerase sigma factor RpoH produces the protein MGSTATVPMLSPEGGLTHYLAEIRKFPMLRPDQEMAYAKRWREHGDREAAYHLVTSHLRLVARIAMGYRGYGLPVADIISEGNVGLMHAVKRFEPERGFRLATYAMWWIKASIQEYILRSWSLVKIANSGAQKKLFFKLRRTKAEISALEDGDLRPEHASQIARRLGVQENDVIEMNRRLGGDLSLNALVRDADGGEVQDWLVDPASGPEADYAERQETRRRREALAAALDVLKPRERDILEARWLSEPPLRLEQLAARYGISRERVRQIEMRAFEKVRAAIGGRLAAAS
- a CDS encoding Hsp20/alpha crystallin family protein — translated: MALRDLIPWNNGSRNMAVQRGEAGNPLLALHREMNRLFDDAFRSFDLGPFGSSTAMGWPNVELDESDKEVKVVAELPGLEQKDVNVELANGVLTISGEKKSETEDKERLFSERYYGRFERRIPVDDVDQDKVAASFNNGVLTVTLPKSPAAQQKVKRIAINSK